One genomic window of Hippopotamus amphibius kiboko isolate mHipAmp2 chromosome 10, mHipAmp2.hap2, whole genome shotgun sequence includes the following:
- the ASAH1 gene encoding acid ceramidase isoform X2, with amino-acid sequence MVDKAPALKVIVNSLKTLINTFEPSGKIIQLVDQKLPDLLGNFPGPFEEEMKGIAAVTGIPLGEIISFSIFYELFTICTSIITEDKEGHLLHARNMDFGIFLGWNINNNTWVVTEELKPLTVNLDFQRNNKTVFKATGFAGYVGMLTGFKPGLFSLTLNERFSADGGYMGVIEWILGKKDAKWIGFIIRSVLENSTSYEEAKNILTKTKILAPAYFILGGNKSGEGCVITRDRKQSLDIQELNPKQGRWYVVQTNYDRWKNPFFLDDRRTPAKMCLNQTTQENISFATMYDVLSTKPVLNKLTVYTALIDVTKGQLETYLRDCPDPCIAW; translated from the exons ATGGTTGACAAGGCACCAGCG ctaAAAGTTATAGTGAATTCCCTGAAGACTCTAATAAATACATTTGAGCCAAGTGGAAAAATTATACAGTTAGTGGATCAAAAGTTG cCTGATCTACTTGGCAACTTTCCTGGCCCTTTCGAGGAGGAAATGAAGGGGATTGCAGCTGTTACTGGAATACCTTTAG GAGAGATTATTTCATTCAGTATTTTCTATGAACTTTTTACCATTTGTACTTCAATCATAACAGAAGACAAAGAAG GTCATCTACTACATGCACGAAACATGGATTTTGGAATATTTCTTGG GtggaatataaataataatacctgGGTCGTAACTGAGGAACTAAAACCTTTAACAGTGAATTTGGACTTccaaagaaacaacaaaactgTCTTCAAGGCGACAGGCTTTGCTGGTTACGTGGGCATGTTGACAGGATTCAAACCA ggACTGTTTAGTCTTACGCTAAATGAACGTTTCAGTGCAGATGGCGGTTATATGG GTGTCATAGAATGGATTTTGGGAAAGAAAGATGCCAAGTGGATAGGGTTTATCATTAGATCGGTTCTGGAAAATAGCACAAG TTATGAAGAGGCCAAGAATATACTGACGAAAACCAAGATACTGGCCCCAGCATACTTTATCCTGGGAGGCAACAAGTCTGGGGAGGGTTGTGTGATTACACGAGACAGAAAACAGTCTTTGGATATACAGGA ACTCAACCCCAAGCAGGGTAGATGGTACGTGGTACAAACAAATTATGACCGTTGGAAAAATCCCTTCTTCCTTGATGATCGCAGAACACCTGCAAAGATGTGTCTAAACCAGACAACCCAAGAG aatATCTCATTTGCAACCATGTACGATGTCCTGTCAACAAAACCTGTCCTCaacaag CTGACGGTATACACGGCCTTGATAGATGTTACTAAAGGTCAACTTGAAACGTACCTGCGGGACTGTCCAGACCCCTGTATAGCTTGGTGA